A region from the Curtobacterium sp. MCBA15_012 genome encodes:
- a CDS encoding DUF1990 family protein, translating into MSSRGSYRTSLTYGAVGATQAADLMTYPPEGFTPAESRGRIGHGDQRFETAVTQALTWQIQERSGIRVRVEDQPDDDEVRYNPVTFDEHGVPVAPASIGTPRVEKFAADGTPLMTAGTTATLEMHAFGQTVHAPVRVVSIIDEPDRKGFAYGTLEGHPLSGEESFVVERTPDGSVWLQIRQFSQPSSRKWQFVAPLVRRQQRTMAAKYLVALRGD; encoded by the coding sequence GGCGGACCTCATGACCTACCCGCCCGAGGGGTTCACCCCGGCGGAGTCCCGCGGCCGGATCGGGCACGGCGACCAGCGCTTCGAGACCGCGGTCACGCAGGCCCTGACGTGGCAGATCCAGGAGCGCAGCGGCATCCGCGTCCGCGTCGAGGACCAGCCCGACGACGACGAGGTCCGCTACAACCCGGTGACGTTCGACGAGCACGGGGTGCCGGTCGCGCCGGCCTCGATCGGCACGCCCCGGGTCGAGAAGTTCGCCGCCGACGGCACGCCGCTCATGACGGCGGGCACCACCGCGACGCTCGAGATGCACGCGTTCGGCCAGACGGTGCACGCGCCGGTGCGGGTCGTGTCGATCATCGACGAGCCCGACCGGAAGGGCTTCGCCTACGGCACCCTCGAGGGGCACCCGCTCTCGGGCGAGGAGTCGTTCGTCGTCGAGCGCACCCCGGACGGCTCGGTGTGGCTGCAGATCCGGCAGTTCTCGCAGCCCTCCAGCCGGAAGTGGCAGTTCGTGGCACCGCTCGTCCGTCGGCAGCAGCGGACGATGGCGGCGAAGTACCTCGTCGCACTCCGCGGCGACTGA